A stretch of DNA from candidate division WOR-3 bacterium:
GCCTGGTTGTCTTACCTAGGCATTCTGTGGCTTGTGCCGCTCCTCGCGGCCAAGGACAACGCCTTCTGCAAATTCCACGTAAAACAGGGAATAATCCTCACC
This window harbors:
- a CDS encoding zinc ribbon domain-containing protein; its protein translation is MEEQKTASPASQPPTGTEDDVEKGKSLAWLSYLGILWLVPLLAAKDNAFCKFHVKQGIILT